A part of Halobacillus shinanisalinarum genomic DNA contains:
- a CDS encoding PPC domain-containing DNA-binding protein has translation MKRQSHSLRLNDSSSIFGSLSEGADLMDGILAECEKHHIRSGLVTCIGSLKEVGYVLFKAVDGLPSGYGNEIEINQPVELVNATGFICEDENHELDLHLHGLVTEENGKVSAGHFVRGKNPTLITVEFTIIQSEELKASRTFDKDLGFKVINFSS, from the coding sequence ATGAAGAGGCAAAGTCATTCACTTCGACTAAATGACAGTTCCAGTATCTTTGGATCGCTTTCTGAAGGTGCTGACCTCATGGACGGGATCCTGGCAGAGTGCGAAAAACATCATATTCGCTCAGGATTAGTTACTTGTATTGGGTCATTGAAAGAAGTAGGCTATGTGCTTTTTAAAGCTGTGGATGGTTTACCTTCAGGTTACGGCAACGAAATTGAAATTAATCAGCCAGTCGAATTAGTTAATGCCACTGGTTTTATTTGTGAGGATGAAAACCATGAATTGGATCTCCACCTTCATGGTCTCGTAACAGAAGAAAATGGGAAGGTAAGTGCAGGACACTTTGTACGTGGAAAAAACCCCACATTGATTACAGTGGAGTTTACGATTATTCAATCAGAAGAGTTGAAAGCTTCTCGGACATTTGATAAAGACCTTGGATTTAAAGTCATTAACTTTTCGAGTTAA
- a CDS encoding Zn-ribbon domain-containing OB-fold protein, translating to MGLTAKYCINCDHTLSTDKYYCPVCFSDRLEEKRLSGRGEIYSFTNIYAVPKPLADQAPYYIVLVDLEEGLRVTARYNGDHVEIGKKVELESIDRRAYYFRPIGARERD from the coding sequence ATGGGATTAACGGCTAAGTATTGCATCAACTGTGATCATACCTTAAGCACAGATAAATATTATTGTCCTGTGTGTTTTTCAGATAGATTAGAGGAGAAACGTCTAAGCGGTAGAGGAGAGATCTACTCATTTACTAATATTTATGCCGTTCCTAAACCGTTGGCGGATCAAGCTCCCTATTATATTGTTCTTGTCGATTTAGAAGAAGGCCTAAGGGTTACTGCTAGATATAATGGAGATCACGTGGAAATAGGTAAGAAGGTAGAGTTAGAGTCAATTGACAGAAGAGCCTATTACTTCAGACCAATAGGAGCACGGGAGAGAGATTGA
- a CDS encoding fumarylacetoacetate hydrolase family protein has product MLKVKTQMIVRYLADDQSHYGLREGNNIIQLSSGFSEIANGDFKKDGVVHQYSNVKILEPVQPTKIVNFGWTYAEHAIETGGKAHLKEPFLFLKPLSALIADKEEIVLPDNNMTSQVELEGELALIIGKRGKNISEGEAMNYVFGFTIFNDITARDLTRDDPQYTRGKGFDTFGPLGPHVVTGLDPSNLQITSRLNNKIVQDGNTSEMTLKIPYLISWLSQIMTLEPGDVIATGSPSGSCTMQSGDTVEIEVSGIGKLQNYVR; this is encoded by the coding sequence TTGTTAAAAGTAAAGACACAAATGATTGTTCGTTATTTAGCCGATGATCAATCACATTACGGATTACGTGAGGGTAACAATATCATACAATTATCAAGTGGTTTTTCTGAAATTGCTAATGGAGATTTTAAGAAAGATGGTGTCGTACATCAATACAGCAATGTGAAAATATTAGAACCTGTTCAGCCAACCAAAATTGTGAACTTTGGTTGGACATATGCTGAACACGCCATTGAAACAGGTGGTAAAGCACATCTTAAAGAACCTTTTCTATTCTTAAAACCATTATCTGCGCTAATTGCAGATAAAGAAGAAATTGTCCTTCCAGATAATAACATGACATCACAAGTTGAGCTGGAAGGGGAATTGGCGCTAATCATTGGCAAACGAGGGAAAAACATATCAGAAGGAGAAGCGATGAATTACGTTTTTGGGTTTACCATCTTTAATGATATTACCGCAAGAGACCTTACAAGGGATGACCCGCAATATACAAGGGGTAAAGGGTTCGATACATTCGGCCCTCTCGGCCCACATGTAGTAACTGGTCTTGATCCATCTAATTTGCAAATTACATCAAGGCTAAATAATAAAATTGTACAGGACGGCAATACAAGTGAAATGACGTTAAAAATTCCATATTTAATTAGTTGGTTATCACAAATTATGACATTAGAACCTGGGGATGTTATAGCAACGGGATCCCCTTCTGGCAGCTGTACAATGCAATCTGGTGATACTGTCGAAATAGAGGTAAGCGGTATTGGAAAACTACAAAATTATGTACGATGA
- a CDS encoding TRAP transporter small permease has protein sequence MSKGLLYVEYTILALCLAVMAIITFANVLSRFIFNFSFAFTQEVTVNLFVILTFVGASIGIYKSAHLGFDLIYDRLNKVSRTIVSIAIGVLIVFFFGVLAYHGLGIVMSQMDRQQITPALGWPQWVFTLGLPIGCALCIIRTIESTLKSVRRSKDEGVNSL, from the coding sequence ATGAGTAAAGGACTGCTATATGTCGAGTACACTATATTAGCGCTATGTTTAGCGGTCATGGCGATCATTACATTTGCAAATGTACTTTCCAGATTTATATTTAATTTTTCCTTTGCGTTTACCCAAGAAGTAACCGTGAATCTATTTGTAATCCTTACCTTTGTAGGTGCTTCTATAGGAATCTATAAAAGCGCGCATCTCGGATTTGATTTGATTTATGACAGGTTAAATAAAGTTAGTAGGACAATTGTAAGTATTGCTATAGGAGTTTTGATTGTGTTCTTTTTTGGGGTGCTCGCCTACCACGGATTAGGAATTGTTATGTCACAAATGGATAGACAACAAATCACTCCTGCACTTGGATGGCCGCAATGGGTATTTACGCTAGGCCTTCCGATTGGATGTGCCTTGTGCATTATTAGAACAATCGAATCCACGCTCAAAAGTGTACGTAGAAGTAAAGATGAGGGTGTGAACAGCTTATGA
- a CDS encoding SDR family NAD(P)-dependent oxidoreductase yields MTINLEKKVSIVTGGARGIGAASAIALAKEGSHIVLVDILDCEETIQRIKDVNPTVEAISYAIDIKERDQVEKVVNETVQHFGQLDVVVNNAGTCSRLDLENMTDEMWFRDINTNLRGTFLFSQAAIYPHMKKQNSGKIINVSSISGIMGGPFSKGDGENGRSGPAYAASKGGVIAMTKWIAKEVGGLGINCNSIAPGPVETDITKGMNYELNQAIKRMGTPEDIAEAVVYLARADYVTGEVLKVCGGSAIG; encoded by the coding sequence ATGACTATTAATCTTGAAAAGAAAGTATCGATTGTAACTGGTGGAGCAAGAGGAATAGGAGCTGCTTCTGCCATTGCGTTGGCTAAGGAGGGTTCCCATATAGTCCTAGTAGATATTCTAGATTGTGAGGAAACGATTCAGCGTATAAAGGATGTTAATCCAACAGTGGAGGCTATATCTTACGCGATCGACATTAAAGAGAGAGATCAAGTTGAAAAAGTTGTCAATGAAACCGTCCAACACTTTGGACAGCTCGATGTTGTCGTCAACAATGCCGGAACATGTTCACGGTTAGATCTAGAAAATATGACGGATGAAATGTGGTTCAGAGACATCAACACGAACCTTAGAGGAACCTTTCTTTTTTCTCAAGCAGCTATTTACCCACATATGAAAAAACAGAATTCGGGAAAGATCATCAACGTTAGTTCAATTTCCGGTATCATGGGGGGCCCTTTTTCAAAGGGAGACGGAGAAAACGGTCGTTCTGGTCCTGCGTATGCCGCTTCGAAAGGTGGAGTCATTGCCATGACGAAATGGATTGCAAAAGAGGTGGGAGGTTTAGGAATAAATTGTAACAGCATTGCACCTGGTCCTGTAGAAACCGATATTACGAAGGGTATGAACTATGAATTAAATCAGGCGATTAAGAGAATGGGTACTCCGGAAGATATTGCAGAAGCTGTAGTTTATTTGGCTCGTGCTGATTATGTGACAGGGGAAGTCTTGAAGGTTTGCGGAGGTTCTGCCATTGGGTGA
- a CDS encoding TRAP transporter large permease: MTELIMFGTFFLLILLNMPIAISLGLAGLLILFLDRGFAALELIPSIMYAGISSFALLAIPFFILAGVIMEYAGISKRLIDFANVCVAHRKNGIAIVTIMTALFFAAISGSGPATVAAIGGILIPALVKNGYPKPTAAALIASSGSIGIIIPPSIAFIVYAVIASDIAPITISRMFIAGIIPGLLLGGALLATSYIVIRKKQAGYSQVAAGLEHSEGGMIKPEKPSFKKVVKASSQAIWGLLIPVIILGGIYGGIFTPTEAAVVAVFYALFVGLVIYRELKLKDLPKILIDAGVQTAVIMIIVGTASFLSYIVTTQRMAENISNALLGITDNTIIILLLITLILLIVGAFIDAISALYLFVPILLPIAMEIGMNPTTFGVIITVNLAIGLFTPPVGLNLFVAGGISNLSLKQVTSGIVPFLIASIAVLLLLTFIPALSNWLPNLLGM, from the coding sequence ATGACAGAACTGATTATGTTCGGTACATTTTTCCTTCTGATTCTGCTTAATATGCCCATCGCAATTTCTTTAGGCTTGGCTGGTTTACTTATACTGTTTCTTGACAGAGGGTTTGCAGCCTTAGAGTTAATTCCGAGTATTATGTATGCCGGTATATCATCTTTTGCTCTATTAGCTATCCCGTTTTTTATCCTGGCCGGGGTTATCATGGAATATGCGGGAATTTCTAAAAGGTTAATCGATTTTGCAAATGTATGTGTAGCTCATCGTAAGAATGGAATTGCGATAGTGACAATAATGACTGCCTTGTTTTTTGCGGCTATATCTGGGTCTGGTCCCGCTACAGTAGCTGCTATCGGAGGTATTTTAATTCCCGCCTTGGTGAAAAATGGATATCCGAAACCTACAGCTGCAGCATTAATCGCAAGTTCAGGTTCGATAGGAATTATTATACCGCCAAGTATCGCGTTCATCGTTTATGCTGTTATCGCAAGTGATATAGCGCCCATAACCATTAGCAGGATGTTTATTGCGGGCATTATTCCTGGTCTGTTACTTGGGGGGGCACTATTAGCTACAAGCTACATAGTCATCAGAAAGAAACAAGCAGGATATTCCCAAGTAGCTGCAGGGCTCGAACATTCTGAAGGGGGAATGATTAAACCGGAGAAACCTTCCTTTAAAAAAGTAGTTAAAGCGTCTTCTCAAGCCATTTGGGGTCTCTTAATTCCTGTAATCATTCTTGGAGGGATTTATGGAGGAATCTTCACACCGACAGAAGCTGCAGTAGTTGCCGTGTTTTATGCACTGTTTGTTGGATTGGTCATCTATAGAGAACTAAAGCTAAAGGATTTACCGAAAATTCTAATTGATGCGGGAGTTCAAACAGCAGTTATTATGATTATTGTAGGGACTGCCTCATTTCTTTCCTATATTGTTACCACTCAACGTATGGCTGAAAACATATCCAACGCTCTTCTAGGAATAACGGACAACACGATTATTATTCTGTTGTTGATTACCCTTATTTTACTAATTGTTGGAGCATTTATAGATGCGATCTCTGCGCTCTATTTATTTGTTCCGATCCTACTTCCTATTGCAATGGAAATTGGTATGAACCCGACAACGTTTGGCGTGATTATTACGGTTAACTTGGCTATTGGATTATTTACCCCACCGGTTGGTCTCAACTTGTTCGTAGCTGGCGGAATATCGAACTTGTCCCTAAAACAAGTTACTAGTGGAATTGTCCCTTTTCTCATTGCCTCGATTGCCGTTCTTTTGTTACTTACATTTATTCCAGCGTTATCTAATTGGTTGCCAAATCTACTCGGTATGTAA
- a CDS encoding IclR family transcriptional regulator, which produces MDYNIKSVERVFEIVKALSSKPQAPAELATNLNMNKSTVHRFISTLLELGYIEKLPDHSIRLSQSFINLGVNAQSQYEVVNLSKPYLLALAEEFKESALLAVFNGKESEYVDKVESSHAVRIVFEPGKKAPAYAVASGKVFLSSLKEKELKQYLDGLELIPHTKNTIINRDELEKEIAHVKKAGYAVDHEEFEIGLRGFACPIKDHKGKIIAAICIAGIAPRITDEKRIQHIISSTLVTAKEISARMGYQSSEPESRFVPK; this is translated from the coding sequence TTGGATTATAACATTAAAAGTGTAGAAAGAGTATTTGAAATTGTTAAAGCGTTATCAAGTAAACCTCAGGCACCTGCAGAATTAGCCACCAATCTAAACATGAACAAGAGTACGGTCCACCGTTTTATTTCCACCTTATTAGAATTAGGATACATTGAGAAATTGCCTGATCACTCCATACGGCTATCACAGTCTTTCATTAATCTAGGGGTCAATGCTCAAAGTCAATATGAAGTCGTTAATTTATCAAAGCCATATTTACTTGCCTTAGCAGAAGAGTTTAAAGAAAGTGCATTATTAGCTGTGTTTAACGGTAAAGAAAGTGAATATGTCGATAAGGTTGAGAGCTCACATGCGGTTAGAATTGTTTTTGAACCAGGAAAGAAAGCTCCTGCCTATGCAGTTGCTTCAGGGAAGGTATTTTTATCTTCATTAAAAGAGAAAGAGCTTAAGCAATATTTAGATGGTCTGGAATTGATCCCGCATACCAAAAACACGATCATCAATAGAGATGAGCTAGAGAAAGAAATAGCTCACGTTAAAAAGGCGGGTTATGCAGTTGATCACGAGGAGTTTGAAATTGGCTTACGTGGATTTGCGTGTCCCATTAAGGATCACAAGGGGAAAATAATCGCAGCCATTTGTATAGCAGGGATAGCCCCAAGGATAACTGATGAAAAAAGGATTCAACATATTATCTCATCAACCCTTGTCACTGCAAAAGAAATATCAGCTCGAATGGGTTATCAAAGTTCAGAACCAGAGAGCCGTTTTGTGCCAAAGTAA
- a CDS encoding DctP family TRAP transporter solute-binding subunit, with the protein MKKILLGLLLTALTVVLAACGGGEEASGDAKGKTYELDMSVTVGEASTWYKAAQRFAEDVKEKSDGRITISVYPNEQLSGGDSGTAVAQVSNGTQDLSYNSTIIYSIMDQRLGVLSAPFLFPDLDTAYSLLDGKGGEMINDIIRESGIEPLGFAQNGFRQVTNKVNPIKTPEDLEGLKIRVPGINMYTDLWREFGADPTTMTFSEVFTALQQGTIDGQENPVDVIHSSQLNEVQKYMTIWDYSFDPLILGMNKELFDSMSEEDQKILKEEAADANAWQIEQAQKLEAQQLKELEASGMEIYELSKEEKEAFKKIAQPIYDKYKDVWGEELLKAFQTE; encoded by the coding sequence GTGAAGAAGATTTTGCTAGGCTTATTATTGACAGCGCTTACAGTGGTTCTTGCTGCGTGTGGAGGAGGAGAAGAGGCGAGCGGTGACGCCAAAGGTAAGACGTATGAGCTGGACATGTCAGTAACTGTCGGAGAGGCTTCGACATGGTACAAAGCTGCTCAGAGATTTGCAGAGGATGTGAAGGAGAAATCTGACGGACGTATTACGATTTCAGTTTACCCAAATGAACAACTATCTGGTGGTGACTCAGGTACGGCTGTAGCACAAGTGTCTAATGGAACTCAAGATTTATCCTATAATTCAACAATTATTTACTCCATTATGGATCAACGTTTAGGTGTATTAAGTGCACCATTCCTGTTCCCCGATCTTGACACCGCTTATTCATTGCTAGATGGAAAAGGCGGGGAGATGATCAATGACATTATAAGAGAAAGTGGAATTGAACCTCTTGGGTTTGCTCAGAACGGATTTCGCCAGGTTACAAACAAGGTTAACCCCATTAAAACTCCTGAAGACTTAGAGGGTCTTAAGATTAGGGTTCCTGGGATAAATATGTACACAGATTTATGGCGGGAATTCGGTGCAGATCCGACAACCATGACTTTTTCAGAAGTATTTACCGCTCTGCAACAAGGAACTATTGACGGTCAAGAAAACCCAGTTGACGTTATTCATTCTTCACAACTGAATGAAGTTCAAAAATATATGACCATTTGGGATTATTCCTTTGACCCACTGATTTTAGGAATGAATAAGGAATTGTTTGATTCAATGAGTGAAGAAGATCAAAAAATTCTAAAAGAAGAAGCTGCAGATGCAAATGCATGGCAAATTGAGCAAGCCCAAAAGCTAGAGGCACAGCAATTAAAAGAGTTAGAAGCGAGTGGAATGGAAATTTACGAGCTAAGTAAGGAAGAAAAAGAAGCATTCAAGAAGATAGCGCAACCGATCTATGACAAATATAAAGATGTTTGGGGAGAGGAATTACTGAAAGCCTTCCAAACCGAATAA
- a CDS encoding class I adenylate-forming enzyme family protein: METLGALAKKTLIQHKDKPAVKDSKGTITYNQLRKNACRLAHALLENGLKKGDRVAVLMSNRREHVEFDIAIAMTGLIKVPVNYRLHPKELEYIVDNSQASILFGEAELIESVQLPIKKVDVDTEYEFYISNGKEEFPDVQVNEDDLFALMYTSGTTGHPKGGMLSHRNMLSSALSLNMICEITQEDTIGHVAPLTHGSNFLSQCALFFGLKQVIFNKFDPKDFIDDLEKEEISVIFLVPTLVNLMIHEDNFDPHKLRYIKSINMAGSPIAVEKLNKALDLVGPKFAETYGLVEAPMTITMMPKQELKKYPDSCGATGPFIEMRIVDDNDIEVKNGQVGEVTCKGSLVMQGYWNNEEATKESIKDGWFYTGDLGWKDDLGYLRLIDRAKDMIITGGLNVYPREVEEVLNQHPAVKETCVFGVADDKWGESICAHVVLSTPSEKVSEEELISLCKDNLASFKKPRFVHIVDTLPKNSYGKIMRKTLRENYQPQGWGI, from the coding sequence GTGGAAACACTTGGAGCTCTAGCAAAAAAAACTCTGATTCAGCATAAGGATAAACCGGCTGTTAAAGATTCGAAAGGAACCATCACTTACAACCAGTTAAGAAAAAACGCTTGTCGATTAGCCCATGCTTTATTAGAAAATGGTTTAAAAAAGGGTGATCGTGTTGCCGTTTTAATGTCAAACAGGCGAGAGCATGTCGAATTTGACATTGCTATCGCAATGACAGGATTAATTAAGGTCCCTGTTAATTATCGCCTTCACCCAAAAGAACTTGAGTATATTGTAGATAACTCGCAAGCCTCCATACTATTTGGCGAAGCGGAATTAATAGAATCTGTTCAACTACCCATTAAAAAGGTTGACGTTGACACAGAGTATGAGTTTTATATTAGTAATGGTAAGGAAGAATTCCCTGATGTTCAGGTCAATGAAGATGATTTATTTGCTCTTATGTACACATCAGGTACGACTGGTCATCCAAAGGGCGGGATGCTCTCACATCGTAATATGTTATCTTCCGCCCTATCCCTCAACATGATATGTGAAATTACACAGGAAGACACAATCGGGCATGTCGCTCCTCTAACCCACGGTAGCAATTTTCTTTCCCAATGCGCCCTGTTTTTTGGCTTGAAACAGGTTATTTTCAATAAATTTGACCCCAAAGATTTTATTGATGACTTAGAAAAAGAAGAGATATCCGTTATATTCCTCGTCCCTACCCTAGTTAACCTTATGATTCACGAAGACAATTTTGATCCACATAAGCTAAGATACATCAAATCTATAAACATGGCGGGTTCGCCAATAGCTGTTGAGAAGTTAAACAAAGCTCTAGATTTAGTAGGGCCGAAATTTGCTGAAACATACGGTCTAGTCGAAGCGCCTATGACGATTACAATGATGCCAAAGCAGGAGCTTAAGAAATACCCTGATTCATGTGGTGCTACTGGCCCATTTATAGAGATGAGGATTGTAGACGATAATGATATAGAAGTTAAGAATGGGCAGGTCGGGGAAGTCACGTGCAAGGGGTCGCTTGTGATGCAAGGCTACTGGAATAATGAGGAAGCAACAAAAGAATCAATCAAGGATGGTTGGTTCTATACGGGAGATTTAGGGTGGAAAGATGATTTGGGTTATTTACGATTAATCGATAGAGCCAAAGATATGATTATCACCGGGGGACTTAATGTTTATCCGCGAGAAGTGGAAGAGGTATTAAACCAACATCCAGCAGTGAAAGAAACTTGCGTCTTTGGTGTCGCAGATGACAAATGGGGAGAGTCGATCTGTGCCCATGTTGTTTTAAGTACTCCTTCTGAGAAAGTAAGTGAAGAAGAACTTATCTCATTATGTAAGGATAACCTGGCAAGTTTCAAGAAACCGCGATTTGTTCACATCGTAGATACTCTTCCGAAAAATAGCTATGGAAAAATTATGAGGAAAACGTTGAGGGAAAACTATCAACCACAGGGGTGGGGAATATGA
- a CDS encoding dicarboxylate/amino acid:cation symporter: MGEKKAEEKKSLFKKFMEMNLFTKIMIGFAVGIIAGLILREEAAMFAFLGTILVNLLQMIVAPLIFCVIVGAIANVGKGNNKKLGRIGLKTVMWFLGTTAFAILIGLFFANLLNVGTGVTIPTPGDATEVTEAAEGFSVMDTIVNIVPVSIFEALAENSLLSIIFFALLLGFSTLALGESGEKVRDFFNTGQKLMTRLTEIVLEFTPIGVFGLMADVVGNVGLDILFPYAKAIIALFLACILFIVIVQAGVLVGGVVKISPIRFLREMKDAMAFAFATCSSVATLPLTLKATLRLGADEDTTNFAVPLGSVINMNGTAIYQAVSVIFVAQIYGVELSIETQLMVMLTATLASIGTAGVPGSGLIMSVIVLQAAGLPLEGVALLAGIDRIMNMGRIVPNIVGDAATALLVSKSEGTLDVNLKEKKVG, encoded by the coding sequence ATGGGCGAAAAGAAGGCTGAGGAAAAAAAGAGTTTATTTAAAAAGTTTATGGAAATGAATTTATTTACTAAAATTATGATTGGTTTCGCCGTGGGTATTATAGCAGGCCTCATACTCCGAGAAGAAGCGGCAATGTTTGCTTTCTTAGGTACTATTTTAGTGAATTTACTACAGATGATCGTTGCCCCTTTAATTTTCTGTGTGATTGTAGGTGCTATCGCAAATGTAGGTAAGGGGAATAATAAGAAGCTTGGTCGAATTGGCTTAAAAACCGTCATGTGGTTTTTAGGCACAACGGCTTTTGCAATACTTATAGGTTTATTCTTTGCTAATCTGCTGAATGTGGGAACCGGGGTAACTATTCCAACACCGGGTGATGCAACGGAAGTAACTGAAGCTGCTGAAGGATTTTCTGTAATGGATACAATCGTAAATATTGTTCCAGTTAGTATTTTTGAAGCTTTAGCAGAAAATAGTTTACTTTCAATTATCTTTTTTGCACTTCTACTTGGTTTTTCAACCCTCGCATTGGGCGAAAGCGGGGAAAAAGTACGAGATTTTTTCAATACAGGGCAAAAATTGATGACGAGATTAACAGAAATCGTTTTAGAATTTACTCCGATTGGAGTATTTGGTTTAATGGCAGATGTTGTGGGAAATGTTGGTTTAGATATACTTTTCCCTTATGCTAAAGCAATTATCGCACTTTTCCTGGCTTGTATTTTATTTATAGTAATTGTACAAGCAGGAGTTTTAGTAGGCGGAGTTGTAAAAATATCCCCAATAAGATTTTTACGAGAAATGAAAGATGCAATGGCTTTCGCTTTTGCAACCTGTTCTAGTGTTGCAACTCTACCTTTAACTTTAAAAGCTACTTTAAGATTAGGAGCAGATGAAGATACTACAAACTTTGCTGTGCCTTTAGGATCAGTTATAAATATGAACGGTACAGCCATTTATCAGGCGGTTTCTGTTATTTTTGTCGCTCAAATTTATGGTGTAGAACTTTCTATCGAAACTCAATTAATGGTAATGCTTACCGCGACATTAGCATCTATAGGTACTGCTGGTGTTCCTGGATCTGGATTGATTATGTCTGTAATTGTACTCCAGGCTGCAGGTTTACCATTAGAAGGTGTAGCATTATTAGCTGGTATCGATCGTATTATGAATATGGGTAGAATTGTACCGAATATTGTTGGAGACGCTGCAACTGCTTTACTAGTTTCTAAATCTGAAGGTACTTTAGATGTTAATTTAAAAGAAAAAAAAGTAGGGTAA
- a CDS encoding thiolase C-terminal domain-containing protein — translation MTAVSVTGRGITTFGKKNESIKSMMLSACREALIEAGRPKVDAVFVGNFAGGPLGNQEILGSVLTNELGLGEAPSVKVEGACASGGIAFRQAYQLVKAGEYDTVLVAGGEKMTGLDTETVTKAINLAMDNDSNEGASGLTFPGFFGVLANRYMYEFGASKKHLAMVALKNREYAVSNPIAQFKKETSIEEIMNARPITDPLGLFDCSPITDGAAAVVIQKGTNGVGILSSGQASGPPLMQEVKDLMHMSATYESAKSAYEAAGLEPKDIDVVELHDCFSMTEIVAIEELGFFEKGKGWHAVEEGLTKHGGTIPVNTSGGLLSKGHPIGATGIAQIIQIVDQLNDKACNQVEDARIGLAQNLGVPVPIQRFTFFERKGRKRWD, via the coding sequence ATGACTGCAGTATCTGTTACTGGAAGAGGGATAACGACCTTCGGTAAAAAAAATGAATCCATTAAATCAATGATGTTAAGTGCTTGCAGGGAGGCTCTCATTGAAGCAGGAAGGCCAAAAGTAGATGCTGTGTTTGTGGGGAATTTTGCGGGTGGCCCTCTGGGAAATCAGGAGATTTTGGGATCCGTGCTAACTAACGAACTAGGGTTGGGAGAGGCACCGTCAGTTAAAGTTGAAGGAGCTTGTGCCTCAGGCGGCATAGCCTTTAGGCAGGCCTATCAGTTAGTTAAAGCAGGAGAATATGATACGGTTTTAGTGGCTGGTGGAGAAAAAATGACAGGGCTTGATACAGAGACCGTAACCAAAGCCATAAACCTTGCAATGGATAACGATTCTAATGAAGGTGCATCAGGGCTTACGTTTCCAGGATTTTTCGGTGTATTGGCTAATCGGTATATGTATGAATTTGGAGCTAGTAAGAAACACCTTGCTATGGTTGCATTAAAAAATAGAGAATACGCTGTTTCTAACCCAATCGCTCAGTTTAAGAAAGAAACGAGTATTGAGGAAATTATGAATGCACGACCGATTACAGATCCACTTGGACTCTTTGATTGCTCTCCCATTACGGATGGAGCTGCTGCAGTTGTTATTCAAAAGGGTACAAATGGTGTGGGAATTTTATCCTCTGGTCAAGCATCAGGCCCTCCTCTTATGCAAGAGGTGAAAGACTTAATGCATATGAGTGCAACTTATGAATCTGCTAAAAGTGCTTATGAAGCGGCTGGATTAGAGCCTAAGGATATCGATGTGGTTGAGCTCCATGATTGTTTTTCCATGACAGAAATTGTGGCTATCGAAGAATTGGGTTTCTTTGAGAAAGGTAAAGGGTGGCATGCTGTTGAAGAGGGACTAACCAAACATGGAGGAACCATTCCGGTAAATACGAGCGGGGGACTGCTATCGAAAGGCCATCCTATTGGTGCTACAGGAATTGCTCAAATCATTCAGATTGTAGACCAACTGAATGATAAAGCATGTAACCAGGTGGAAGATGCGCGTATAGGATTAGCGCAAAACCTGGGGGTACCGGTGCCTATTCAACGGTTCACATTTTTCGAAAGGAAGGGGCGTAAGAGATGGGATTAA